From Caretta caretta isolate rCarCar2 chromosome 14, rCarCar1.hap1, whole genome shotgun sequence, the proteins below share one genomic window:
- the LOC142068960 gene encoding olfactory receptor 10A3-like, with translation MVSPEQGNQMSLTEFILLGFGTFPELQILLFLLFLVIYIATMAGNILIVTLVVTHQHLHTPMYFFLGNLSCLETFYTSTLLPRMLASLLSPLINLSCNDPHLMEMLAFTLILIFSLLPFLFTSMSYICIIATILRIPSTTGRQKAFSTCSSHLIVVTIFYGTLLTVYMFPTTNTLRDFKKVLSVFYTVLTPLVNPIIYSLRNKEVKEALMKTWRKCSF, from the exons ATGGTGAGCCCGGAACAAGGAAATCAAATGTCCCTCACAGAATTCATCCTCTTGGGATTTGGGACTTTCCCTGAACTGCAAATCCTTCTTTTCCTGCTATTTCTTGTGATCTACATTGCAACCATGGCCGGGAACATCCTCATTGTGACCTTAGTTGTGACTCATcagcaccttcacacccccatgtacttcttcctgggaaacttgtcctgcttggagacctTCTACACCTCGACCCTCCTGCCCaggatgctggccagtctcctgag CCCCCTGATAAATCTCTCCTGTAATGATCCTCACCTGATGGAAATGTTGGCTTTCACACTCATCTTGATTTTCTCACTGCTCCCATTTCTATTTACCTCGATGTCCTACATCTGTATCATTGCgaccatcctgagaatcccttccaccactgggaggcaaaaggccttttccacctgctctTCCCACCTCATTGTGGTGACCATTTTTTATGGAACTCTGCTAACTGTCTATATGTTCCCAACGACCAACACACTGAGAGACTTCAAGAAAGTTCTCTCTGTCTTCTACACTGTCCTGACTCCCCTGGTCAATCCCATCATTTACAGCCTGAGAAATAAAGAGGTCAAAGAGGCCCTGATGAAAACTTGGAGGAAATGCAGTTTCTGA